In Drosophila simulans strain w501 chromosome 3R, Prin_Dsim_3.1, whole genome shotgun sequence, a single window of DNA contains:
- the LOC6729434 gene encoding syntaxin-18, translated as MDITQSFKASVMTVRLQRKAELAGKAKPATAPTKTGPTGPKDDFAKQAKEVCNKITSLRNVLIENRTAYMRIGQHLKSAAHMTDAQRDLIDRESEKFVTFYTQHLAKMRSDWKSAKRKPQERQHIDAVLDLLVSYLHSVEQIYLDQKKYRVQHELETYRLLKLAADKKKIPVRPAGSNSGKLGRRQVSNGDSEATKSSPKANGNHDESADNDWNNDGWGDWDEDEEGDEVDDHDGEEGKEANQANQHKPRTRKRSKANRSDLNNSSSKMALDEELQQQQEADDDDPLSAEDVQLFEAENVHIYNFLQGVSEEVEQIEKNVVDIAQLQDIFTEKVAMQQHNIDRIVSAVVGTTENVKDANEQIRQATQRNAGLRVWSLFFLLVMSFSLLFLDWYYD; from the exons ATGGACATTACCCAGAGCTTCAAGGCCAGCGTTATGACGGTGCGCCTGCAGCGCAAGGCCGAGCTGGCCGGCAAGGCCAAGCCCGCCACAGCGCCGACAAAAACTGGACCAACTGGCCCAAAGGATGACTTCGCCAAGCAGGCCAAGGAGGTGTGCAACAAGATCACTTCGCTGCGGAATGTGCTGATCGAGAACCGCACCGCCTACATGCGCATTGGCCAGCACCTCAAGTCCGCCGCGCACATGACCGACGCGCAGCGGGACCTGATTGATCGCGAGTCGGAGAAGTTCGTCACCTTCTACACGCAGCACCTGGCCAAGATGCGCAGCGATTGGAAGAGCGCCAAGCGGAAGCCGCAGGAGCGTCAGCACATCGACGCTGTGCTGGACCTGCTGGTCAGCTATTTGCACAGCGTGGAACAGATCTATCTGGACCAAAAGAAGTACCGTGTGCAGCACGAACTGGAAACCTATAGGCTGCTCAAGCTGGCGGCGGACAAGAAGAAGATACCAGTGCGTCCGGCGGGCAGCAACAGTGGCAAGCTGGGCAGGCGCCAGGTCAGCAACGGTGACAGCGAAGCCACGAAGTCATCTCCAAAAGCAAATGGCAACCACGATGAGTCCGCCGACAACGACTGGAATAACGACGGCTGGGGCGACtgggatgaggacgaggaagGCGATGAGGTGGACGATCACGATGGCGAGGAGGGCAAGGAAGCCAATCAGGCTAATCAACACAAACCGCGTACGCGCAAACGAAGCAAAGCCAACAGATCGGATCTGAACAACTCATCCTCCAAGATGGCTCTGGATGAggagctccagcagcagcaggaggccGACGATGACGATCCCCTAAGCGCCGAGGATGTGCAGCTCTTCGAGGCGGAGAACGTACACATCTACAACTTTCTGCAGGGCGTTTCCGAGGAGGTGGAGCAGATCGAAAAGAACGTGGTAGACATTGCCCAACTGCAGGACATTTTCACCGAAAAG GTCGCCATGCAACAGCACAATATCGACAGGATAGTTAGTGCCGTCGTGGGCACCACGGAAAACGTCAAGGACGCCAACGAGCAAATCCGCCAGGCCACTCAACGAAATGCAGGACTACGCGTGTGGTCGCTGTTCTTCCTGCTGGTCATGTCGTTCTCCCTGCTCTTCCTGGACTGGTACTACGATTAA
- the LOC6729435 gene encoding putative tyrosine-protein kinase Wsck, whose translation MECGSHSGHRPIPIWLSSCLVAMCLGLPRGAAVPQEAPAYYYVGCYTARTDLLHESVYAKTPQTCIEICEHQGHHYAVLASEKCFCANVLEPQEQQDEQLCNTRCLANKAQYCGGVGVHSYYSTILTKQPGPHHLRISNKTENSLTLSWDAYEARKLLLAGGAEAVLPNQLLDNFLIKAQVLKTYSSLPAFPQPEFMVQSTETQFELTDLHPATLYNVSVRAMCKDAPAGQSECGQASIEATTEVGLPSPVPAQPKIISRTDRTVTIELSPIRNDNGPLSKLLVIVEYVDNALSQPFDAQLLGSWQQAQQDGVPYYIAAELDYDRPEDNRTRRFVVGDGKRYGRFANKPLDQPDAHVHISLGLVSTLEGVTKTMYSRGTHDQHVTSLDDFSYATFEKGQSSVVALAVTCVIFGTCLLLSLIAYFYLRYKTCRGRRLTGGNTHEMTLQTPIIERENNGYIVEDDPLPHSPENFKQQLQQLVEGFERIPRNALRLNVNDVIGDGRFGEIITGKVSTNDFSRDCTLHVLCLDDLNGTAQAQLLRELRQLSQLKRQEHLLDFYGVSASPDWFYLIFEQQRMSLKRKLVESRLMAPSPRLTSLSEQLVLQWIYELASAMNYLSSCQVVHRQLCSHSVFVTSEFKLKLSVFGPLPYMNIARQQPDHSRWLAPEVLRHQHHHSTRSDVWSLACVAWECCALGGTPYANAVASNQQLLEAIRAAVRPAQPAYVYGDLYQLLLNCWQLEPSERSSCEDVAFGVRQLMTSPRHALSFDRVAGGLDTLPPYLPQLEAVATMG comes from the exons ATGGAATGCGGTTCACACAGCGGACACCGCCCAATTCCGATTTGGCTTTCCAGCTGCCTCGTGGCCATGTGCTTGGGCCTTCCGCGAGGAGCAGCTGTCCCCCAGGAAGCACCTGCCTACTACTATGTCGGTTGCTACACGGCACGAACGGATCTTCTCCATGAATCGGTGTACGCCAAGACACCGCAGACCTGCATAGAGATCTGCGAGCATCAGGGCCACCACTATGCCGTGCTGGCCTCCGAGAAGTGCTTCTGTGCAAATGTCCTGGAGCCGCAGGAGCAACAGGATGAACAGCTCTGCAACACCCGCTGCCTGGCCAACAAGGCGCAGTATTGTGGCGGAGTCGGTGTGCACTCGTACTACTCCACCATACTGACCAAACAACCGGGACCGCATCATCTTAGGATCTCGAACAAAACGGAGAACAGCCTGACCCTCAGCTGGGATGCGTACGAGGCGAGGAAACTGCTCCTGGCCGGCGGCGCGGAGGCAGTGCTTCCCAACCAGCTACTGGACAACTTTCTGATCAAAGCTCAGGTCCTGAAGACCTACTCCTCACTGCCCGCCTTCCCGCAGCCTGAGTTTATGGTGCAGAGCACGGAAACGCAGTTTGAACTCACGGACTTGCATCCCGCCACGCTGTACAACGTATCCGTGAGAGCCATGTGCAAGGATGCCCCAGCAGGTCAATCTGAATGCGGGCAGGCCTCAATAGAAGCCACCACAGAG GTGGGCCTTCCAAGTCCCGTGCCAGCACAGCCGAAAATCATCAGCCGGACTGACCGCACTGTCACTATTGAGCTGTCGCCCATTCGGAATGACAATGGACCGCTGAGCAAACTGCTCGTAATCGTGGAATACGTGGACAATGCCCTAAGTCAGCCATTCGATGCCCAGCTCCTGGGCAGCTGGCAGCAGGCTCAACAAGATGGAGTGCCCTACTACATAGCCGCCGAATTGGACTACGATCGACCGGAGGACAATCGCACCCGGCGCTTTGTGGTGGGCGATGGCAAGCGATACGGACGATTTGCCAATAAGCCGTTGGATCAACCAGATGCACATGTCCACATCAGTCTCGGATTG GTGAGCACACTGGAGGGCGTTACCAAAACGATGTACAGTCGTGGAACTCACGACCAGCATGTGACATCCCTAGACGACTTTAGTTACGCCACCTTTGAGAAGGGTCAATCCTCGGTGGTGGCCCTGGCCGTCACCTGTGTGATCTTCGGCACCTGCCTCCTGCTCAGTCTGATTGCCTACTTCTATCTGCGCTACAAGACCTGTCGCGGGCGACGATTGACTGGCGGCAATACGCACGAGATGACGCTGCAAACGCCCATAATCGAGCGGGAAAACAACGGATACATTGTGGAGGACGATCCACTGCCACACTCGCCGGAAAACTTCaagcagcagttgcaacagTTGGTGGAGGGATTCGAACGGATACCAAGGAATGCACTACGCCTAAATGTGAACGATGTGATCGGAGACGGACGCTTTGGCGAGATTATAACCGGAAAGGTTTCCACAAACGATTTTTCCAGAGATTGCACCCTGCACGTGCTCTGCTTGGATGACCTGAATGGTACTGCACAGGCACAGTTGCTGAGAGAGCTACGTCAGTTGTCTCAATTGAAGCGGCAGGAGCATTTGCTGGATTTCTATGGCGTATCAGCCAGTCCCGATTGGTTCTACCTAATCTTCGAGCAGCAGCGCATGAGTCTAAAGAGAAAACTGGTGGAGAGTCGCCTGATGGCACCGTCGCCACGCTTGACTTCCCTCTCCGAGCAGCTAGTGCTACAGTGGATCTACGAGCTGGCCAGTGCCATGAATTATCTATCCAGCTGCCAGGTGGTGCATCGACAGCTCTGCTCGCACAGCGTCTTCGTGACCAGCGAGTTCAAGCTGAAACTGAGCGTCTTTGGACCGCTGCCGTACATGAACATCGCTCGCCAGCAGCCAGACCACAGCCGGTGGCTGGCTCCGGAGGTGCTGCGCCATCAGCATCACCATTCCACCCGTTCCGATGTCTGGTCGCTGGCCTGCGTGGCGTGGGAATGCTGTGCCCTTGGCGGTACTCCCTATGCCAATGCAGTGGCAAGTAACCAACAGCTTCTAGAGGCCATTCGGGCTGCAGTGCGTCCGGCGCAGCCAGCCTACGTCTACGGGGATCTCTACCAGCTGCTGCTCAACTGCTGGCAGCTGGAGCCGAGCGAGCGGAGCAGCTGTGAGGACGTGGCCTTCGGAGTACGTCAGCTGATGACCTCACCGCGTCATGCCCTCAGCTTTGATCGAGTGGCCGGCGGACTAGACACCCTGCCTCCGTACCTGCCGCAACTGGAAGCCGTTGCGACGATGGGCTGA